One window of Bacillota bacterium genomic DNA carries:
- a CDS encoding dUTP diphosphatase, translating into MEARLFSLAAEVEVKRLRPAREGRPLPAYATPGAAGMDLTAALDEPLELRPGERCLVPTGIAIALPGPHLVGLVFARSGLAARHGIQLANGVGVIDSDYRGEIKVALLNAGSEPFVIHDGDRIAQLVVVPVVAVRWREVEELTPSERGEGGFGSTGLRG; encoded by the coding sequence ATGGAGGCGCGGTTGTTCTCGTTGGCGGCGGAAGTGGAGGTCAAGCGCCTGCGGCCGGCCCGGGAAGGGCGGCCGTTGCCCGCGTACGCCACGCCCGGCGCTGCCGGGATGGACTTGACGGCGGCGCTGGATGAGCCGCTGGAGCTGCGGCCCGGCGAGCGCTGCCTCGTGCCGACGGGCATCGCCATCGCCTTGCCGGGGCCGCACCTGGTCGGGCTGGTGTTCGCCCGCAGCGGCTTGGCCGCCCGGCACGGGATCCAGCTGGCCAACGGCGTCGGCGTCATCGACAGCGACTATCGCGGAGAGATCAAAGTGGCGCTGCTCAACGCCGGCTCCGAGCCCTTTGTTATTCACGACGGCGACCGCATCGCACAGCTGGTGGTCGTCCCGGTGGTGGCGGTTCGCTGGCGGGAAGTGGAGGAGCTCACGCCCTCCGAGCGCGGCGAAGGAGGTTTCGGGTCCACCGGCCTGCGCGGCTAG
- a CDS encoding dipicolinic acid synthetase subunit A, with protein MLLAVLGGDRREAELVRQLASQGARVRAVGLPLDEAPGVERWSDAVAAVQGVRAVVAPMSGADAQGWLPALVPEEKIRLDHKLLAAIGPRAPLFIGMLPPTHKPLAKAYGVRVVELANVDEIAIANSIPTAEGAVQLAMEKLPITIHGARALVLGFGRCGMTLARLLHAMGARVGVVARRAAERARAAEMGLTPWTWSQLTDAVARQDVIFNTVPAVVLTDAVLAATPKDVLIIDIASPPGGTNFEAARRLGRRAIWAQGLPGKVAPVTAGRILAEYLPGLIEAELQRG; from the coding sequence ATGCTGCTGGCGGTGCTGGGCGGCGACCGGAGGGAAGCGGAGCTGGTGCGACAGCTGGCCTCCCAGGGCGCGCGGGTGCGGGCGGTCGGGCTGCCGCTGGACGAGGCGCCGGGCGTTGAGCGCTGGAGCGATGCCGTCGCGGCGGTGCAAGGCGTGCGGGCCGTCGTCGCGCCCATGAGCGGCGCCGACGCCCAAGGCTGGCTGCCGGCGCTGGTGCCGGAAGAAAAGATCCGCCTCGATCACAAGCTTCTGGCCGCCATCGGCCCCCGCGCGCCGCTGTTTATCGGCATGCTCCCTCCTACGCATAAGCCGCTGGCCAAGGCGTACGGGGTGCGCGTGGTAGAGCTCGCGAACGTCGACGAGATCGCGATCGCGAACTCCATTCCCACGGCGGAAGGCGCCGTGCAGCTGGCGATGGAGAAGCTGCCCATCACCATTCACGGGGCGCGGGCGCTGGTGCTGGGATTCGGGCGCTGCGGGATGACGCTGGCGCGCCTGCTGCACGCCATGGGCGCCCGCGTCGGCGTGGTGGCGCGCCGGGCGGCGGAACGAGCACGGGCGGCGGAGATGGGCCTGACGCCTTGGACGTGGTCGCAACTCACCGATGCGGTGGCGCGCCAGGACGTCATTTTCAACACGGTGCCCGCCGTCGTGCTGACGGACGCGGTCTTGGCGGCGACGCCCAAGGACGTCCTCATCATCGACATCGCGTCACCGCCGGGCGGGACCAATTTCGAAGCGGCGCGGCGGCTGGGACGGCGAGCCATCTGGGCGCAGGGGCTGCCGGGCAAAGTCGCGCCCGTGACGGCGGGGCGCATCCTGGCCGAATACTTGCCGGGGCTGATCGAAGCGGAGCTGCAGCGGGGCTGA
- a CDS encoding 4-hydroxy-tetrahydrodipicolinate reductase, with amino-acid sequence MTLHRVLVAGYSGRMGRAVVEGLAEADDMVYVGGVRRGDDLRAAVRAAQPTVIVDFTVPEAVLEHVRIGLEEGVPLVVGTTGLTPVDLQWIDEQARRRELGVVVAANFALGAVLMMRFAREAARWFEHAEIIELHHEKKVDAPSGTAMRTAEAIGAARGETAASSDAGRLELVPGARGGEYCGVRIHSVRLPGHVAHQEVIFGRLGETLRIRHDLTDRRAFVPGVLLAIRRVGALRGVHGLEELLFPGA; translated from the coding sequence ATGACTTTGCACCGAGTGCTGGTAGCCGGATACTCCGGGCGCATGGGCCGCGCCGTCGTGGAAGGCTTGGCCGAAGCGGACGACATGGTCTACGTGGGCGGCGTACGGCGCGGCGACGACTTGCGGGCCGCGGTACGGGCGGCCCAGCCCACCGTCATCGTCGACTTCACGGTCCCCGAAGCGGTCTTGGAGCATGTCCGCATCGGCCTGGAGGAAGGCGTGCCGCTCGTCGTCGGCACGACGGGCCTGACGCCTGTCGATTTGCAGTGGATCGACGAACAGGCGCGGCGCCGGGAGCTGGGCGTCGTCGTGGCGGCGAACTTCGCCTTGGGCGCGGTCCTGATGATGCGGTTCGCCCGGGAAGCCGCGCGCTGGTTCGAGCATGCGGAGATCATTGAGCTGCATCACGAGAAAAAGGTAGACGCGCCGTCAGGGACGGCCATGCGCACCGCCGAGGCCATCGGCGCCGCGCGCGGCGAAACGGCCGCTTCGTCCGACGCGGGCCGGCTGGAGCTGGTGCCGGGCGCGCGGGGCGGCGAGTACTGCGGCGTGCGCATTCACAGCGTCCGCTTGCCGGGCCACGTGGCCCATCAGGAGGTTATTTTCGGCCGCCTCGGCGAAACCTTGCGCATTCGCCACGACTTGACGGACCGGCGGGCTTTCGTGCCTGGCGTCTTGCTGGCCATCCGGCGCGTCGGCGCGCTGCGCGGCGTGCACGGCTTGGAGGAACTGCTGTTTCCCGGCGCATGA
- a CDS encoding YlmC/YmxH family sporulation protein, whose amino-acid sequence MRYSDLAGKEIIDIDQGIRLGVVNDTDLVIDAAAGKVVAIIIPGRGGFFSRRELEIPWHGIKKIGVDLIIVDLSTAVDLRGSIRHKVRGGRNGYGASLIDASEPDLPG is encoded by the coding sequence GTGCGGTACAGCGATTTGGCGGGGAAAGAAATCATCGACATCGACCAGGGCATCCGGTTGGGGGTCGTCAACGACACCGACTTGGTCATCGACGCCGCGGCCGGAAAAGTGGTAGCCATCATCATCCCCGGTCGGGGCGGCTTTTTCAGCCGGCGGGAGTTGGAGATTCCGTGGCACGGCATCAAGAAAATCGGGGTTGACCTGATTATCGTCGACCTGAGCACCGCGGTGGACCTGCGCGGCAGCATCCGCCACAAAGTCCGCGGCGGCCGCAACGGGTACGGAGCGAGCCTAATCGACGCATCCGAGCCGGACCTCCCCGGATGA
- a CDS encoding dipicolinate synthase subunit B, translating to MRLAGKTIGLGISGSHCSYDEVLPEIARMQAEGATIIPVISETVKTTDTRFTTAAALRAKLMELTGFEPIDTIVDAEPTGQKKTFDAFVIAPCTGNTLARFANAITDGPVLMAAKGTLRNLRPVVLAISSNDILGGNALNLALLLMRKHVYFVPFGQDNPEEKPTSCVADFSLLTDTVVAALEGRQLQPVLLERSRRPVR from the coding sequence ATGCGGCTGGCGGGCAAGACCATTGGGCTCGGCATTTCGGGGTCGCACTGCAGCTACGACGAAGTGCTGCCCGAAATCGCCCGGATGCAAGCCGAAGGCGCGACGATCATTCCGGTCATCTCGGAGACGGTGAAGACGACCGACACGCGCTTTACGACGGCGGCCGCGCTGCGGGCAAAGCTGATGGAGCTGACCGGCTTCGAGCCTATTGATACCATCGTGGACGCGGAGCCGACGGGACAAAAAAAGACGTTCGACGCGTTCGTGATTGCGCCGTGCACGGGCAATACGCTGGCCCGGTTCGCCAACGCGATCACCGACGGCCCGGTGCTGATGGCGGCCAAAGGGACGCTGCGCAATTTGCGGCCGGTGGTGCTGGCTATCTCCAGCAACGACATCCTGGGCGGCAACGCGCTTAACCTGGCGCTGCTGCTGATGCGCAAGCACGTCTACTTCGTCCCGTTCGGCCAAGACAATCCCGAAGAGAAGCCGACGTCGTGCGTGGCCGATTTCAGCCTGCTTACCGACACGGTGGTCGCTGCGCTGGAGGGCCGGCAGCTGCAGCCGGTGCTGCTCGAACGGAGCCGCCGGCCGGTGCGGTGA